Part of the Nicotiana sylvestris chromosome 2, ASM39365v2, whole genome shotgun sequence genome, tggccaaagcctgaacatctaatgcaagcggtctcaCCGACTGGGATATACGCAAGGCTTCCCATACtagctaacttcctactcaaagcatcggccactacgtTGGCCTTCCCAgggtgatacaagatggtgatatcgtagtctttcagtagctccaaccacctcctctgcctcaaatttagctccttttgcttgaacaagtattgcaaactcttgcgatccgtgaacacctcacacgacacgccatataaataatgcctccaaatctttagtgcGTGGACAATGActactagctccaaatcatgaaccatatagttcttctcgtgaatcttcaacttacgtgaagcatatgcaataaccttaccattctgcatcaataccgcaccaagtccaatacgagatgtgtCACAATACACTGtgtatggccctgaacctatgggcaacaccaacaccggtgccgtagtcaaagctaacttgagcttctgaaagctcgccttacactcgtcTGACAACCTGAACGGGGcactcttctgggtcaacctagtcatcggggctgctatggatgaaaacccctccataaaccgacggtagtaacccgccaagcccaagaaactccggatctctgtagctgatgtaggcctaggccagtccttgactgcctcaatcttcttaggatccacctgaataccctctactgatacgacatgacccaggaatgcaactgaactcaaccaaaactcacattttggaAACTTATCATACAACTGGCTGTCtttcagagtttgaagaacaactcgaagatgctgcccatgctcctctcgactgcgggagtagatcaagatatcatcaataaatacaatcacgaaggaatccaaataaggattGAACActctggttcatcaaatccatgaatgtcGTTGGGCATTTATaaacccaaatggcatcactagaaactcataatgcccataccgagtttgaaaagctatcttagggacatcagatgccctaatcctcaactgatggtagtcagacctcaaatcaatcttcaaaaacaccttggcacccttaagctgatcaaataaatcatcaatcctcagcaatggatacttgttcttgatggtgactttgttcatcTGCcggtagtctatgcacatccttatcgacctatcattcttcttaacaaacaacccCGACGCACCCTAGGGCAAGACACTAgttctaataaagcccttatcaagcaaatcttgtaattgctcctttaattctttcaactctggcgaggCCATACGGTAttgcagaatagaaatgggctgagtgcccagagccaaattaatgcaaaagctaatatccctgtcgggtggcatctcCGGTAGGTCTGTAgaaaatacctctggaaactcacgaacaactggtacGGAATCCATGAAAGGAACCTCTGCGCTGGAATCgcaaacataagccaaataagccaaacaccccttctcgaccatacgccgagccttcatataagaaatgacCTTAtcggtagaatgaccaggagtccctctccactccaatcgaggcaaccccggcaaggctaatgtcatggtcttggcatgatagtccagtatagcatgataaggtgacagccaatccatccccaaaatgacatcaaaatcgactaTATCAAGAAGTAGGATATCTACACGGGTcttaagacccccaataataaccccACATgagcgatagacacgatctacaataatagaatcactcatcggtgtggacacatatacatgaacatcaaagaatcacgaggcataacCAATTACGTCGCAAAATAAGacgacacatacgagtatgtagaccctggatcaaatagaactgaagcatctctactgcaaactgaaaccgtacTTGTGATAATAGCATCggatgcctcagcctcaggcctggttgGGAacgcataacatcggggctgggccccaccactctgaactacatctctaggacgatctcctattggctggcctccacctctagcggcctgacctccatctctagctgcatgacctctacccctagctggctgagtgggTGGTGGAATACCTGGTGCTGGAACCATGGcatgagaaccctgatgctgcgAATTGCTAGACGCCCGAGGGAattatctagcaatgtgccttagatttccacaagtataacaagacctcgacTGCTGAGACTGTTGTCCCTGAAACTGTCCTTGATGGCCTGAGTAACCACCTTGAAAACTCTGGAGCAGAGGTGCACTGATATGAGCTGGTGGTGCATTGTAAGGTAGTTGATCAGAATATTGCATGTGAGGGCCACGACCAtttgaagcaccgtgagaagcctgaagtgctgaatgaaatggcctgggaggatggcctcaaccaaaagaatccctacctccagacgaggcaccactgaacctaccagaatgacgaggcctcttgtcagacccctgaccactcccctgagctagaacTGCCTTAATTCgcttggccacattggccgcatcctgaaaagaaatctcactccgtGACTCCATAGCCATctacaatctgataggctgagcgactccctcaataaacctcttcaccatctctctctctctctctctctctctctctctctctctctcggtggggactATAAGAAGAGACAAGACAAATCAATAAacctagtctcgtactgagtgacagatATAGAACCTTACTAAAGATGCTTGAACCATCTGCGatactcctctctctgagtgacgggaaggaacttctcgagaaatagttgagagaactagtcccaagtgagagctggtgacccagatagtctggccaaacaataatctctccaccatttcttggtagaacctgacagacgaaaaatagcaaagtcgaccctattggtctccactatccccatgttccgtagaacctcacaacaactgtctaaataatcctggggaacCTCTAAAGATATAACtccataggtagtagtgaaaagcttggtgaacctgtccaatctctacAAAGCATCAGAAGACGTAGctgatccatcaccggtctgagctacaacACTCGacggaactaccccaactggttaagctgctggagtctgaaactggggagccatcttctccgaagtgtgagtagcaggagtctatgctcctcccctatcccgagagacgactggtgctactAGAAGTATGCctgcctgagtgacactctccataaggccaccagacggaccaaagcatcctagagtaccggggtagcgaggagcccctctggaacctgagctggGCCCGCTGGAACGGTCTAGgtcagaacctcatcatcaaactctacttgaggctccgccgctggtgctgctgctcgagctctaggctaagCCCTGTCCCTAcatcggcctctagcacgacctcgtcCTCTGCCCCGCGTAGGAGCTGCCATTGGGGGCTCGAGCTctgatcagctgatgaagcggtacatgttctcgccatctgcgaaagagtagagtagaagttcaattaccATTGAGAAATCCAATcacacgacagagaagaatagatgtgaagttattactaaactctgtagcctctaggggataagcacagacgtctccgtaccgatctctcagactatacctagcttgttcgtgaattgtgagacctaggcaacctagtgctctgataccaacttgtcatgacccggatttcccacagtcgggatcgtgatggcgcctaactcatagaatgctaggcaagccaatagatACAATTTTAACACATCAATCAGTAACCAAAACAGTATTTAACATTGATTTAAACTAAACATATGCGAAGAGCAGAAATTTCACAACAGTTTAAAATACTAATACATAACTACCCaaaagatctggtgtcacaatccacgaacttctaagaCTCTTCTACAAacactggtttaaaagaaatatatTTGTTCTCGAAATAAAAACAGACAGGAATCTAAGATAGAGGGAAGGGGACTCAAGGGTCTGTGAATGCCGACAGATCTACCATGGCTctcctgtggactgaaggcaacaacccaaACTCTACTCACGAGGTCCGGCACCGAAATctacacagaaagtgcagagtacagtatcagtacaaccgaccccatatattggtaagtgtcgagcctaacctctgcgaagtagtgacgaggctaggacatgacAACAATattaaacttgtgcagttaaatcatatacgagaaactaataataacagaaattTAACAAATCATAACGGGAATGGGAAACATGCTGAGGGATTATCAAATTCTGACAGTAATAcagtaaagaagaaaaatacatatCATGCTTGaaccaatagaaacaataacatagCAACAtgtgcacgacattacccttcgtgcttttactctcgtcctcaccataagaaacaacagaaacggtatgacatcacccttcgtgcattaactctctcataatcatggcacgacatcaccattcgtgcattaacactcacagaatatggcacgacatcacccttcatgcattaatacacactcacaatatcgtgcacgacatcacctttcgtgctttacactcttcctcaccaaaacaatagaaataataacatcctGGTAAGGGAATTAgcaataaccaatctcgtttcaatagttaacttcacaatataagtctcaacttgagtcaatactcaacaattatcCAATACCAAGAAAACATACTAAGACTTGTTCAACATGAAGAATAACcagtttaagcatgaacaatacgtaaTAAGAGACATAACAGTCACAAGTGtaagactcacttgcatgctaTGACCTAAcaacaatgtatagatactcgtcacttcacctatacatcgtactcaacaactaaacaTGTATCAAATAAGGCAACAACccctaatccctcaaactaaggttagccAAAACAATTATCTCGATTCCTTAgtcaaaatcaagcctcaattatcgctttacctctcgattccacctccaattcactcgtatctagctacaattaacttaataacatcaataaatactatagAAATCAATTGCAATgacccggacccgcttggtcaaaacccaaagttcggaccaaaattcgattacccattcacctccgagcgcggatatacaattagttttggaatctgacctcaatttgaggtctaaatctccaaatttcgaaattcctatattctacccaagaacacccaattccaccatgaagaaccctagattttgtgatgaaatcttgtaaaaagatgaaatggattgaaagaaatgagtttgaaatcgtttacctatgatttggggaagaactactCTTTACAAAATCGCCTCTTGAAGCTtaaggtttgaaaatttgagaaatgaattGAAAATCTCGTCCAAAACTTGTTTTGAatagttgcagatgtcgcatttgcgacctgagcttcgcaattgcgaagctcgcaaatgcgagacaggCATCACAAATGTGAACCTGTCGCATTTCTGCTACTATTGCAAATGCGAACCTTTGGTCGCAACTGCGATGGTTTCCCCCTCCCTGACTACTTCGCAAATACGAAgatatgttcgcaattgcgaactatgCTGGCCCAGGTCTTCTTCCCTCGCAAATGCCAAGACtatgaagctcgcaaatgcgaagcctgatctcgcaattgcgagatcagaggcctgctacAGCTATCAGATGCAACAACAAATTTCTATGTTCAAACTCACTCCGTagcttatccaaaactcatccgagccctcggggctccaaaccaaacatgcacacaagtctaaaaacattatacggacttgctcgtgcgatcaaatcgccaaaataacatcttaaacaatgaatttaacacccaaaactcatgaaatttccAAGATAGTTTCATActtcctattttctcaaccaaaggtctgaatcacgtaTATACCCAACATCCCTCTTGTGTTTTGTCGATATAGGACTCTGTCTAAAGTCTGGGGTGTTACCTTATGGACTCAGCGTCCTCCCTGAGGTATGCCCCACCGCCTGGGATTTGCCTAGACTCAACAATAAGGTTTGCCCCACCTAACCGGGATTTGCCTAAACTCAGTTGAACTCTGACCCGCCATCAACAAGGTTGACACAAGAGTGACTTTGATACGATCTGTATCAACTCTGTAATAGCCTagcccgctagtgatattgtccgctctggGCCTAGGCTCTCACATGTTTAAAACGCGTCACTAGGATCTAaagcttgttaacttatatacccagcatccCTCTTGTATTTTACCGATTTGGGACTCTGTCTAAAGTCTGGGGTGTTACAACACTAGTCAATCATCACTAAGGCGAATTTATATTTTAAAGAAAAAGTCAAATGAACTCAATCTAGCTAAAACTCGCACTCTCTTAGTTCAATGCATAATTACTTTTATGCTTGCttatattattttcaaaaatatgaGTTTTACTATGCTCAGAAGAAAGAAACAAGGGTGTGGTGTTACTTTGTTCCTTCTATTAACTACTACTAATTTGGAACAATTGAGGTCGCGCGTATCATGTATAGCAAGCGTACTGCATTAGCAAAATGAAATGTTCTGGAGAACAAAGGTTCTCCACAAGAACATGACATCTTAATGATTAATTTTGCTCTATCTTACTGTAAATGTGCTGGAGATTAAATTTGTTAGAAAAGATCAATCGGCTAAATTAGATAAGGACTTGTCATCCATCCTATCGATGCATGACAATTTTTTTGGCTACCGCGGTCAGTTCAAGCTAAGGTCCCTCAGACAAATTGTAATAACATGCAACTTTAATTTGTGGACCGCTCACACACAGAGTGACACTTTTCCATCAAtctatttatatgtatatatctaGGCAACCCCACCAAAAATAAAGACCAATAACTGCAAAAAGTTTTATTCTCAGAATATATGCAAATAATTCTACCCTGCATATATGGAATATGAAGTGACTAAAATGATTTGTGCATGATGATGTACTGAGGTTGAAAAACCCGTGAGTGAGCCAAAACTAACTGACTTCAATCTTTTCCCTCAGTCCATTACGTGACAAATTCCCAACTCCCACATATTGACAACACCTTGGCCGGCTACTTCACATGCCACCAAAATCTAACAGAAATCCCAGCCTCAGCCACCTTTATTTTCTTATATTACCCATTTCTTTTTCTTCCACATACTCTCTTttcctctcttctcttctctgtCTCTGATAAAGAAGATGCAGTAACATTACTCCCTTTTGTAAAGTTTCTCCTTATGAGAAGTCCTTATTAGTGTTTCTTTTGCCCAATATTGACTTTAACCTAGCTATAGCAGTATTATAATTCATTggggtgagagagagagagattttctCACCAGTCATTTTTACTCTTGAAACAAAAAAGTTGAAGAGTCAATTATCGTTGATTCATTTGCAGAATATTGCAAAAGGTATCTGCACTATATGCAGCAGCGCAACCCACTAATGGATCGCTTCCCAATAATGGTCAGGTACCACTACTAGTCTAGtctttttctatctttctgtCTTCTCTCCtcctaaaaaataccaaaactaaTAGCCCCATATCACCAGCTTAATTAATTCACTACCTTCTATCTCCCTATACTATTTTCTAATTCCTTCCTCTCATGATGCAATTTACTGAGAGTTTCCAACCATCACTTCACCAACAAGTTTCACCAATATTTTCAAGTTTAATGTTGAACAAGAATGACAATCAGATCCAACGTGCGAGACCATGGCCTGGTTTTCCCACATCAAAAAACTTGGGAACTATAGGCGACGC contains:
- the LOC138885375 gene encoding uncharacterized protein, producing MSDSIIVDRVYRSCGVIIGGLKTRVDILLLDIVDFDVILGMDWLSPYHAILDYHAKTMTLALPGLPRLEWRGTPGHSTDKVISYMKARRMVEKGCLAYLAYVCDSSAEVPFMDSVPVVREFPEVFSTDLPEMPPDRDISFCINLALGTQPISILQYRMASPELKELKEQLQDLLDKGFIRTSVLP